A stretch of the Chthoniobacterales bacterium genome encodes the following:
- a CDS encoding acyl-CoA dehydrogenase family protein, with product MSAAIPIPASEVDAICRHPLKIAERLAADFAQTAIERDRKGGTAKRERDLLRESGLLNLLIPEALGGGGADWPEILRIVRLFARVDSSLAHLFGFQHLLLATVDLFGSEEQRARHFEETARNRWFWGNALNPLDQNTHATPADGRWLVNGRKGFCSGATDSDRLLLSALDPEGRLLVGVIPSDRAGLRIRQDWDNFGQRQTDSGTVEFSNVALHDEEILRSPGPLGSVRATLRPCLAQIILANIYLGIAEGALAEARNYTLAQTRSWLTSGVETPTEDPYILANYGNMFVELQAARTLTDRAADTLQRTWEMGEGLSENCRGRAAIDIAVAKTLTTRTALDVTNRMFEVMGSRATAGAARLDRFWRNVRTHTLHDPVDYKIRELGDWALNRHIPKPTFYS from the coding sequence ATGAGTGCGGCCATTCCCATTCCAGCCAGCGAGGTCGATGCCATCTGCCGGCATCCGCTGAAGATCGCCGAGCGGCTCGCCGCGGACTTCGCCCAGACCGCGATCGAGCGCGATCGCAAGGGCGGCACCGCGAAGCGCGAGCGCGATCTCCTTCGCGAAAGCGGACTGCTCAATCTCCTCATCCCCGAGGCGCTCGGCGGCGGCGGCGCGGATTGGCCGGAGATCCTCAGGATCGTGCGGCTCTTCGCTCGCGTGGACAGCTCGCTCGCGCACCTCTTCGGATTCCAGCACCTCCTGCTCGCCACGGTCGATCTCTTCGGCTCGGAGGAGCAGCGCGCGCGGCATTTCGAGGAGACGGCGCGGAACCGCTGGTTCTGGGGCAACGCGCTCAATCCGCTCGATCAGAACACGCATGCGACGCCGGCGGATGGCCGCTGGCTCGTGAACGGGCGCAAGGGCTTTTGCTCCGGCGCGACGGATTCCGACCGCCTGCTTCTCTCCGCGCTCGATCCGGAGGGGCGCCTGCTCGTCGGCGTGATCCCCTCGGATCGCGCCGGCCTGCGCATCAGGCAGGATTGGGACAACTTCGGCCAGCGGCAGACCGACAGCGGCACGGTGGAGTTTTCCAATGTCGCGCTGCACGACGAGGAAATCCTCCGCAGTCCGGGTCCGCTCGGCAGCGTGCGCGCCACGCTGCGGCCGTGCCTCGCGCAGATCATCCTCGCGAACATCTACCTCGGCATCGCGGAGGGCGCGCTCGCCGAGGCGCGCAACTACACGCTCGCTCAGACCCGCTCGTGGCTCACCTCCGGCGTCGAGACGCCGACCGAGGATCCCTACATCCTCGCGAACTACGGCAACATGTTCGTCGAGCTCCAGGCCGCGCGCACGCTTACCGACCGCGCTGCCGATACGCTCCAGCGCACGTGGGAAATGGGCGAAGGCCTCAGCGAAAATTGCCGGGGCCGCGCGGCCATCGACATCGCCGTCGCGAAGACGCTCACCACTCGCACCGCGCTCGACGTGACGAACCGGATGTTCGAGGTCATGGGCTCGCGCGCCACCGCCGGCGCCGCGCGGCTCGACCGCTTCTGGCGCAACGTCCGCACGCACACGCTGCACGATCCCGTGGACTACAAAATTCGCGAGCTCGGCGACTGGGCTCTCAACCGTCACATCCCCAAACCCACCTTCTATTCATGA
- a CDS encoding bifunctional 3,4-dihydroxy-2-butanone-4-phosphate synthase/GTP cyclohydrolase II, protein MNATSITRVEKALAAIAAGRAVVVADSEDRENEGDLIFAAEKATPELLAFTVRHTSGIICASLPGERLRELGLPLMVSDNTESQRTAFTVSVDWKHGTTTGISAADRAATLQGLANPCALAGDFLRPGHIFPLRAAEDGVLRRPGHTEAALDLARLAGLQPVGVLCEIVNDDGTMVRGAALEAFAARHGLPFLTVEDLIVYRRSRERLVERTAEARLPSAHGSFQVHVYRSKLDGAEHVAIVKGKVAGRENVLVRVHSECFTGDILGSARCDCGKQLEMALARIEQEGAGVVVYLRGHEGRGIGLTSKLHAYTLQDAGRDTVEANQDLGLPVDSRRYDIGAQILADLGVTTIRLMSNNPAKFTQLGGYDLTIVERVPLVTAPNPENISYLRAKQEKLGHLLNFPGATAKEMAA, encoded by the coding sequence ATGAACGCAACGAGCATCACCCGAGTCGAAAAAGCCCTGGCCGCCATCGCGGCGGGAAGAGCCGTGGTCGTCGCGGACAGCGAGGATCGCGAGAACGAGGGCGACCTCATTTTTGCCGCCGAGAAGGCGACGCCCGAGCTGCTGGCCTTCACCGTGCGGCACACGAGCGGCATCATTTGCGCATCGCTGCCGGGCGAGCGTCTGCGCGAGCTCGGGCTGCCCCTCATGGTCAGCGACAACACGGAATCCCAGCGCACCGCGTTCACCGTTTCCGTCGATTGGAAGCACGGCACGACGACGGGCATCTCCGCCGCGGATCGCGCGGCTACGCTGCAGGGGCTGGCAAATCCGTGCGCGCTCGCGGGCGACTTCCTGCGCCCTGGCCACATTTTTCCGCTGCGCGCCGCCGAGGATGGCGTGCTGCGACGCCCCGGCCATACCGAGGCCGCGCTCGATCTTGCGCGGCTGGCGGGGCTGCAACCCGTCGGCGTGCTTTGCGAGATCGTGAACGACGACGGGACGATGGTTCGCGGCGCGGCGCTCGAGGCCTTCGCCGCGCGGCACGGGCTGCCCTTCCTCACGGTCGAGGATTTGATCGTTTACCGCCGCTCGCGGGAACGGCTCGTCGAGCGCACGGCGGAGGCGCGACTGCCGAGCGCGCATGGCTCGTTTCAGGTGCATGTCTATCGCTCGAAGCTCGATGGCGCGGAGCACGTCGCGATCGTGAAAGGGAAGGTCGCCGGCCGCGAGAACGTGCTGGTGCGCGTGCATTCCGAGTGCTTCACCGGCGACATCCTCGGCTCCGCGCGCTGCGACTGCGGCAAGCAGCTCGAGATGGCGCTCGCCCGCATCGAGCAGGAGGGCGCGGGGGTCGTCGTTTACCTGCGCGGACACGAGGGGCGCGGCATCGGCCTCACGAGCAAGCTCCACGCCTACACGCTGCAGGATGCCGGCCGCGATACGGTCGAGGCCAATCAGGATCTCGGCCTGCCCGTGGACTCACGCCGTTACGACATCGGCGCGCAGATTCTCGCCGACCTGGGCGTGACCACGATCCGCCTCATGTCGAACAATCCGGCGAAATTCACGCAGCTTGGCGGCTACGATCTCACCATCGTCGAGCGCGTGCCGCTCGTCACCGCGCCGAATCCCGAGAACATCTCCTATCTCCGCGCGAAGCAGGAAAAGCTGGGGCACTTGCTGAACTTCCCTGGCGCGACGGCAAAAGAGATGGCGGCCTGA
- a CDS encoding sigma-54 dependent transcriptional regulator, with translation MSRSLESVSHVRVSKKPVLTLPSERQIAAPLRASVLVFEDPRSRALLERIRLIAPSGANALIVGETGTGKEIIASHIHALSSRAHGPFVAVNCGAFSENLVESELFGHERGAFTGAISAKSGWFEAAHGGTLFLDEIGDLPLALQVKLLRVLQERQVVRVGSRKPIDIDVRVVAATNVQLESAVNEGRFREDLYYRLNVANLHLAALRDRPGDIPPLVEHFVRVYSERLGVRDIRVSPEAMEQLVRGHSWPGNIRELENVIHHAILVRRGSVIRPEDLNLASLRPRANAAEPSLRFPTGNPADGLKRALLELFEQGGDNLFENIESSVMRAAYDYCHRNQLETARLLGISRNIVRDRLLRCGALAGKRRTAAAPKEISL, from the coding sequence ATGAGCCGCAGTCTCGAGTCGGTTTCGCACGTGCGGGTTTCGAAGAAGCCCGTGCTGACGCTGCCCAGCGAGCGCCAGATCGCCGCGCCGCTTCGTGCGAGCGTGCTTGTCTTCGAGGACCCGCGGTCCCGCGCGCTGCTCGAGCGCATCCGGCTCATCGCACCGAGCGGGGCAAACGCGCTCATCGTGGGCGAGACCGGCACGGGCAAGGAAATCATCGCGAGCCACATCCACGCGCTCAGCTCGCGAGCGCACGGGCCGTTCGTCGCGGTGAATTGCGGCGCGTTTTCCGAGAATCTCGTGGAGAGCGAGCTCTTCGGTCACGAGCGCGGGGCGTTCACCGGCGCAATCTCGGCGAAGTCCGGGTGGTTCGAGGCGGCGCACGGCGGCACGTTGTTCCTCGACGAGATCGGCGACCTGCCGCTCGCGTTGCAGGTGAAGCTCCTGCGCGTGTTGCAGGAACGCCAGGTCGTGCGCGTCGGCTCGCGCAAGCCCATTGACATCGACGTGCGCGTGGTCGCGGCGACGAACGTGCAGCTCGAGAGCGCAGTGAACGAAGGTCGCTTCCGGGAGGACCTTTATTACCGGCTCAACGTCGCGAACCTGCATCTCGCCGCTCTGCGCGACCGTCCGGGAGACATTCCGCCCCTCGTCGAGCATTTCGTCCGCGTTTATTCCGAGCGGCTCGGCGTGCGGGACATTCGCGTGAGTCCCGAGGCGATGGAGCAGCTCGTGCGCGGGCATTCCTGGCCGGGAAACATCCGCGAACTCGAAAACGTCATTCACCACGCGATCCTCGTGCGGCGCGGCAGCGTGATCCGTCCCGAGGATTTGAATCTCGCCTCGCTGCGCCCGCGCGCCAATGCCGCGGAGCCATCGCTGCGCTTCCCGACGGGCAATCCCGCGGATGGCCTCAAGCGAGCGCTGCTCGAGCTCTTCGAGCAGGGCGGCGACAACCTGTTCGAGAACATCGAGAGCAGCGTGATGCGCGCGGCCTACGACTATTGCCACCGCAATCAGCTCGAGACCGCGCGTCTGCTCGGCATCAGCCGCAACATCGTGCGCGACCGCCTTCTGCGTTGCGGAGCCCTCGCAGGCAAACGCCGCACGGCCGCCGCGCCCAAAGAAATTTCCCTATGA
- the ssuD gene encoding FMNH2-dependent alkanesulfonate monooxygenase — protein sequence MKILWFIPTHGDGRYLASGIGARATTLPYLKQIAQTVDELGYYGALLPTGRSCDDAWVVASALIPVTQRMRFLVAVRPGLMSPTLAARMAASFDRLSGGRLLINVVAGGDPVELAGDGIFDDHDTRYEVTDEFLDIWRRVVAEEAVNFEGKHLRVRDARVFFPGVQKPHPDLYFGGSSPAGHRVAAKHVDVYLTWGEPPAQAAEKVAAMRALAAEQGRTLRFGIRLHVIVRETEKEAWQAANELIRYVTDESIAAAQKVFERFDSAGQKRMASLHNGKRDSLEVSPNLWAGVGLVRGGAGTALVGSPEIVAARINEYAALGIDHFIFSGYPHLEEARRFAELVFPLLPLDIAESLDFPSYVSPFGEIVANQDRPSAALAR from the coding sequence ATGAAGATCCTCTGGTTCATTCCCACCCACGGCGACGGCCGTTATCTCGCATCCGGCATCGGCGCCCGCGCCACCACGCTTCCGTATCTCAAGCAGATCGCACAAACGGTGGACGAACTCGGCTACTACGGGGCGCTGCTGCCGACGGGCCGCTCCTGCGACGACGCCTGGGTGGTCGCCTCGGCGCTCATTCCGGTCACGCAACGCATGCGCTTCCTCGTGGCCGTGCGTCCCGGGCTCATGTCTCCCACCCTTGCCGCGCGCATGGCGGCGAGCTTCGACCGGCTCTCGGGCGGGCGGCTGCTCATCAATGTCGTCGCGGGTGGCGACCCCGTGGAGCTGGCCGGCGATGGCATTTTCGACGATCACGACACGCGCTACGAAGTCACCGACGAGTTCTTGGACATCTGGCGGCGCGTCGTCGCGGAGGAGGCGGTGAATTTCGAGGGCAAACACCTCCGCGTGCGCGACGCGAGGGTATTTTTCCCGGGCGTGCAGAAGCCGCATCCCGATCTCTATTTCGGCGGTTCCTCGCCGGCCGGCCACCGCGTGGCCGCGAAGCACGTCGACGTCTATCTCACGTGGGGCGAGCCGCCCGCGCAGGCCGCGGAAAAGGTGGCCGCCATGCGCGCGCTCGCCGCGGAGCAGGGTCGCACGCTGCGCTTCGGCATTCGCCTCCACGTGATCGTGCGCGAGACGGAGAAAGAGGCCTGGCAGGCTGCGAACGAGCTCATCCGCTACGTGACGGACGAAAGCATCGCCGCCGCGCAGAAGGTCTTCGAGCGATTCGACTCTGCGGGGCAAAAACGCATGGCCAGCCTGCACAATGGCAAGCGCGACTCGCTCGAAGTGAGCCCGAATCTTTGGGCGGGCGTCGGCCTCGTGCGCGGCGGCGCGGGCACCGCGCTCGTCGGCTCGCCCGAGATCGTCGCCGCGCGCATCAACGAATACGCCGCCCTCGGCATCGACCATTTCATTTTCTCCGGCTACCCGCACCTCGAGGAGGCGCGGCGTTTCGCGGAACTCGTCTTCCCGCTGCTGCCGCTCGACATCGCCGAGTCCCTCGATTTCCCAAGCTATGTGAGCCCGTTCGGCGAGATCGTTGCGAACCAGGACCGGCCCTCCGCCGCGCTGGCCCGCTAA
- a CDS encoding YezD family protein has translation MSNPIDTITPRVSIPKQKWLDVVERQVNALKFGSVHITVHEGRVVQVETSVRVRFDKPDA, from the coding sequence ATGAGCAATCCCATCGATACGATCACCCCGCGCGTTTCCATCCCGAAGCAGAAGTGGCTCGATGTCGTCGAGCGCCAGGTGAACGCGCTGAAATTCGGCTCCGTTCACATCACGGTGCATGAAGGCCGCGTCGTGCAGGTCGAGACAAGCGTGCGTGTGAGGTTCGACAAGCCCGACGCATGA